Below is a genomic region from Roseovarius arcticus.
GGGACGAACGTCTGATGATAGCCTTTACGCGCGCCAGTAATTCGCGTGGATTAAAGGGCTTGGCCAGATAGTCGTCGGCGCCGACTTCCAGGCCGACAATGCGGTCCATCTCTTCGCCAAGGGCCGTGAGCATCAAAATAGGTATTGAACCATTTGAGGACAGACGCCGGCACACCGAAAGCCCGTCTTCGCCCGGCATCATGACATCCAGCACGATCAGATCAAACCGGCTCTTCGCCAATTCTGCATCCATTTCAGCCGCATTTTCGGCCTTCGTAACCCGCATCCCGTTCTTCACCAAATAGCGAGAGACCGCATTTCGAATTTCAAGGCTGTCGTCGACAATAAGGATATGATGCAGATCGGCCATGCAGCAAGATTATAGGCATTGAACCGAGATGTATCCGCTAATTGACTGAAAAATGTAACGAAACGTATCATGGATTGCCCATGTGACAGTCCATTACAAAGCCGCCCGCGCGGCCCATTGCGAATGGTTTTGCAATGCTCAAGTTGGGGTCATCGACAACG
It encodes:
- a CDS encoding response regulator; the protein is MADLHHILIVDDSLEIRNAVSRYLVKNGMRVTKAENAAEMDAELAKSRFDLIVLDVMMPGEDGLSVCRRLSSNGSIPILMLTALGEEMDRIVGLEVGADDYLAKPFNPRELLARVKAIIRRSSRPEVFGGTFTGTRVRFGHQTLDTDTRVLTSDEGAESQLSVSEFKLLTVLLERPRLVLTREQLLDLTAGRTPGLFDRTIDNQVSRLRRSVEKDPMRPKLITTVRGGGYCLSTDVEDAG